The following proteins are co-located in the Acipenser ruthenus chromosome 35, fAciRut3.2 maternal haplotype, whole genome shotgun sequence genome:
- the LOC131705331 gene encoding zona pellucida sperm-binding protein 2-like, with protein MFSFTSGQDALKGQIYFHCGVVICDSTRPSDSLCSRRCIPGKQRLGRSAEGMDGGAVKVFVSSGPIELKRDGSLHFMPRSAQFNVWSLLGAAMGVCSVVIFVAGVVSFWKLPKSVY; from the exons atgttttccttcacaagcggccaggatgcactgaaaggacag atttacttccactgcggtgttgtgatatgtgattcaacccggccatcagacagcctctgtagcagacggtgcattccagggaaacagaggcttg gtcgcagtgctgaagggatggatggtggtgcagtaaaggtgtttgtgtcttctggcccaattgagctgaagagagatggatcccttcactttatgcctagaagtg cccaattcaatgtgtggtcccttctgggagctgcaatgggtgtgtgttcagtggttatctttgtagctggagttgtatctttctggaaactgccaaaaagtgtgtattga
- the LOC131705318 gene encoding reticulon-4 receptor-like 2: protein VWLLLWLAVCSPSPAYSCPRLCVCYPSPMMVSCQSQNFSAVPAGIPYDSQRVFLQNNCITELQAESFGFQTQVLWLYSNNISSIKPDSFSDMRDLEELDLGDNPSLRTLHPDSFRGLDKLQSLHIYRCQLGTLPGNIFKKLYSLQFLYLQDNLLQHIQDNLFSDLVNLTHLFLHGNQIRVLSENVFRGLVNLDRLLLHENRVRQVNRKAFRDLGHLTTLFLFNNALTDLPASALSDLSSLQFLRLNGNPWSCSCQARPLWEWFRQVRISSSELLCAGPEERKGLDLRFLREIDFAPCPMMPYYPRARVTYTFSTRTRWWFPKSGKASGGNSDKSKGLDGKKGQQQDNSYISPDKSQTKSYEAESTLTKVKEQDYWEKYENEDSTIRCYKLDCLKEANGKSRGVCPDASLFLLSLSLTLTLSLSLTLHFFFPETM, encoded by the exons gtctggctgttgctctggctggcagtctgctcccctagccctgcctattcctgccccaggctgtgtgtctgttaccCCTCCCCGATGATggtcagctgccagtctcagaacTTCTCGGCGGTGCCGGCCGGCATTCCCTATGACAGCCAGAGAGTATTCCTccaaaacaactgcatcacagaGCTGCAGGCAGAGTCCTTCGGCTTCCAGACACAG gTCCTGTGGCTCTACTCCAACAACATCAGCTCCATCAAACCCGATTCCTTCAGCGACATGCGAGATCTGGAGGAGCTGGACCTGGGGGATAACCCCTCCCTGCGCACCCTCCATCCTGACTCCTTCCGGGGGCTGGACaagctgcagagcctgcacatataccgctgccagctggggaccctgcccggaaacatcttcaaaaaactctacagcctgcagttcctttacctgcaggacaacctgctgcaacacatccag gacAATCTCTTCTCAGACCTGGTGAATCTCACTCACCTCTTCCTCCACGGCAACCAAATCCGAGTCCTGTCTGAAAATGTCTTCAGAGGGCTGGTCAACCTGGACAGGCTCCTCCTCCACGAGAACCGAGTGCGACAGGTCAACCGCAAAGCCTTCAGGGACCTGGGTCACCTCACCACCCTCTTCCTCTTCAACAACGCCCTAACAGACCTCCCTGCTTCGGCCCTCTCCGATCTCTCATCCCTGCAGTTCCTCAGACTCAACGGAAACCCCTGGAGCTGCTCCTGCCAGGCCCGCCCTCTCTGGGAATGGTTCCGTCAGGTCCGGATCTCCAGCTCCGAGCTCCTCTGCGCCGGTCCCGAGGAGAGGAAAGGTCTAGATTTGAGGTTCTTGAGAGAAATCGATTTCGCTCCCTGCCCCATGATGCCTTACTATCCGAGAGCCCGCGTCACTTACACCTTCAGCACCAGAACGAGATGGTGGTTCCCCAAATCGGGCAAGGCAAGCGGGGGGAATTCGGACAAATCTAAAGGCTTGGATGGAAAGAAAGGACAACAGCAAGACAACAGTTACATCAGTCCagataaaagtcaaaccaaaAGTTACGAAGCTGAGTCCACATTGACGAAAGTTAAAGAGCAAGACTACTGGGAGAAATATGAAAACGAAGACTCCACTATTCGTTGTTACAAGTTGGATTGTTTGAAAGAAGCAAACGGGAAGTCCAGAGGCGTTTGTCCAGACGcgtccctctttctcctctctctctccctcactctcaccctctccctctctctcaccctccactttttttttcctgaaaccatgtga